Proteins encoded by one window of Taeniopygia guttata chromosome 1A, bTaeGut7.mat, whole genome shotgun sequence:
- the SMIM30 gene encoding small integral membrane protein 30 isoform X2 produces the protein MPSTENTSKLFLVLMSLLLVLPVVEALDAGDTIAFLLGLAVTVVGFCACLGWYARRRNGQQ, from the coding sequence ATGCCTTCAACCGAGAACACCTCAAAACTTTTCCTGGTCCTCatgtcactgctgctggtgctgccagtAGTTGAAGCCCTGGACGCAGGAGATACCATTGCCTTCCTCCTAGGCCTCGCTGTCACTGTTGTTGGATTCTGCGCCTGCCTTGGCTGGTACGCAAGGAGAAGGAATGGGCAGCAGTGA
- the SMIM30 gene encoding small integral membrane protein 30 isoform X1 produces the protein MARPGHARPRPRHRLFLSWPRPGSGSAAGRRGPAPSAAERPRAARSGDGPSPEPEAGDTSEVRAVHHFLHLISPWGQLLVSMPSTENTSKLFLVLMSLLLVLPVVEALDAGDTIAFLLGLAVTVVGFCACLGWYARRRNGQQ, from the exons ATGGCCCGGCCGGGTCACGCCCGCCCCCGGCCGCGCCACCGCCTCTTCCTGTCATGGCCGCGGCCGGGCagcgggagcgcggcggggcggcgcgggccggCGCCTTCGGCTGCTGAGCGCCCGCgggcggcgcggagcggggACGGCCCCAGCCCGGAGCCGGAGGCAGGAG ATACCAGTGAAGTACGTGCTGTCCACCACTTTCTTCATTTAATTTCCCCTTGGGGTCAGCTGCTTGTCAGCATGCCTTCAACCGAGAACACCTCAAAACTTTTCCTGGTCCTCatgtcactgctgctggtgctgccagtAGTTGAAGCCCTGGACGCAGGAGATACCATTGCCTTCCTCCTAGGCCTCGCTGTCACTGTTGTTGGATTCTGCGCCTGCCTTGGCTGGTACGCAAGGAGAAGGAATGGGCAGCAGTGA